cagacaaggtAGGAGGCATTttacctgggctaagaagaagaaaaagaactgGGCTGTTGCCCAGtcgtccaaagtcctcttttcagatgagagcaagatctgtatttcatttggaaaccaaagtcctagagtctggaggaagggtggagaagctcatagctcaagttgcttaaagtccagttttaagtttccacagtctgtgatacAGCGCTGTGTATAACAGTGTTGTGTGATCGAGGTCAGCCTGCGGCTCCGGCTCAAGCAGATAAACGGTCTGCGCTGCGTAGCCCAAACTAGTGCAGATTCGTTCCCACAACAAGTCAAATAGTGATGTGTTATGGATGTGATAggaaataacataattttcattgtTGCTTGTGCATGATTTTCTTTAATGTCTGTGAACTTTTAagtcaaatgtataaatattgatATCCACATGATGAAGGGGTCTTagctgaacattaaaaaaaacaacatttaaaatatttaagtctTTTATGGAGTGTAACAAAGATATTGGATGTGACAAAACTTTATTATGGATGTGACGTGTCTGAAATGTCGTGCCTCACAGGAccacggtgctacataaatacagacaaacaacaatgaagtaaaactgtataaacctatacacaactaacatactgacagattttgactataaatatactatatataaatgtttgcctatatataaactaaaaaaataataaaatctatatgaatgcttcacataatactgtacatgtgcaaagagaaacatcttaagtcaagcagctggctggggaacagtgcAAGATGATTTGTAGTGCATGTGCATGTAAACGTATTACTGAGTCTTTTTTGGGATTATGTacactgataaatattatttttgatgaagtaaatactacataaaaacaaatgtaatttctacattaaataatttgatgcaagaatttaaaaaaagtaaatcctgtattagtaataaatttaagcttgtagaaattaaagttggAACTCATAAGTTTATTTTACTTGGAACCGTTTgttatgtttacaaggattctttaagtaaatatctGTTATGATCCcctatttcccatcatgcactgggcatgaataattaaaaaataaagtttaattcttCACTgtttttaagttgtatttacactgttttagGGTTGTTTTTGTTGTCAGTTTTAGGAACATAATGTTTTGTGACCTCTGGAGtttatttggttgcactttatttaacagtacgtgtactaacatgtacttatagtgtacttacagtgtatttatctaagaaagttctggtaatacaaggtaactaaatggggtagggttaggtttaggggtaggttcagggttagtacgtagttattacatagttattgtaattactataataagtacatagtatgtacatgaggaacaggactgtaaaataaagtgctaccgtttaTTTTCTACTTAAAATGATCAATACATGCTCAAACACTATCTATTGATTGTTACCAAGTGCATGGTGTACCAAGTATCAAGTTCTCTGTGTTAATTTGATTAATTCTGTCTGCTTATTTGCATGTTTGCATGTGAATCACATGCTTAATAGCATGGTTGTTTTTGAGTGTTACCTTGTTAaagtaaatttgataaaatataagtaaatctTACATATTGTACAGTACAGTAAATTAATGATATTTAACAGCATACTTTTTACATTGATGAGTATGTAAAATTTACTGTGAATTTCCAAGTAaacttaactttaaaatgtatatttaaagctattaatgattatttttaggCTTTTacttctctttatttattcatttatttattgtatttttttgtaaattagctACCCTTTTCTGAGTTAAAATTGTTTCCAagcttttttcaagtaaattctACTccacattttttagagtgtacacagcagtgtgtgaaaagtgtctagTGCACATAGAGGAGAGTGTGTTACTACAGGTGGTTTGTACAGGCCCTCTCACCTGTGTGTAGCACACTTCTATGggatttaaatcctgccatgattcaaaactgaaaatacagttctgaaaggttgaaactaagtgttcgaaaactcaaaatcttacaaaaaaaagtttcgcaagttcgaaaaataagatttgcaagcttgcaaaatgtaaaaaaaataaaaatatatctgcaaacattatgatgtttttgagatttccttcttcagaactgcaacatttttttacgatgttgcgcaaagaatttttcagagtttcaaatttgtcagtgttctcccactgtattagattgttttccaggttagaaaccttgtaaatggtgatctgaaaactggtgtgcgaatgtgtgaaaaaaagttttgaaactctgaaaacagagctttgcaggcttgcaaagtggtaaaaaaaattaaatctcttcaaacataattttgtttttgagttttccttcttcagaagtgccacactctttttaatggtgttgtgcaatcattttttcagggtttcgaatttgtcactgttctcccagtgtatagtttgttttcaagatttgaaactctgtaaatagtgatctgaaaactggtgtgcaaataggtgaaaaaaagttttgaaactctgaaaacagaggttcgaaagggcgaaacttattacattacattacatttgcactcctatgcagactattttttcagagccgagtttacaacacccactttgcggagatacgctcacacagttgtgagtttgcgactcacgtgatttgtggcagtgttgtcacgcagctctgctctgaaactctgaaactcagactgagcgaaaatgaagcttcgcaacctcgtaactaaaaaaaaaagcctggagggagggccttctgctcttggccaatgctttgctgtctgctGACGTACAGTCCAATCACAAGTCGTATTTACCTGAAAGGTGGGATTGACCGACTGCTCCGCCAATGACAAAAGCGCACAGGATACGCAAAATAAACCGtcctaaaatttaaaaaaaggttacCAACTTGTCGCTGGAATTCACCATACAATTGCCAGCAGCCACTAAGTTTACCACTGATAGTCCGGCGGTGCATCAGTATACACACTTTCCTCAcctggcgactcactttcctcaactCAGTTTCTTTTTCGCCGTCACAAACAGCgtatgaggacaatggaagcaataaaaaacaacaaatatacaaGTTCTATAACAAGTAAcaaaagcttttaaataatataataaagaaatacagataacagatagaatagaaacattacagagcaagctagtgttagaggtcttttttttttttttgcctttgttaatactaaaagaaaaccaatagaatacaaaagattagaaagcttaatattattcttttttttttttaagaatagtgagtgttagagttagagggtcaaatacattTGGAAAAGATCTGTTttaagctgtatatatatatatatatatatatatatatatatatatatatatatatatagtcgcgggctgaagaatcacacggCAGGCTGTGGTGAAAGTTTAAAGCCGCGGAGGGTGTATTTATTGGTGGTTGTGTTTGTTAAGGTGCAAGGGGTGTCCGGTGCTCGTCCTCGGTGCTGCGTGATCCTGTTCGCCGGCCGGCTGAGTGCAAGGGGAATCGGTGTCCGGTGCTCAGGTGGCGGGCTGGTCGGTCACTCGCTTTCTGGAGAGATAAGATACACACCATTAGCTGGCTTTCTGCTGAAGAGCTTTCTCACCCGTGTCTTTTCGGATGCAGCTTTTGTAGTCGTCCTATGAGCGGTTTTAGCTGGGACCGATCAGCCCACGGTGATTGTGTGCAGGTGGATCTCCTCTGCCAGGGTGACGCTGATCGGTGCCCGGGACACggctcacaatatatatatatatatatatatatatatatatatatatatatatatacatatatatacatatatatatatatatatatatacatatatatatatatatatatatacatatatatatatatatatatatatatatatatatatatatatacacatatatatacatgcatacatacatacatacatacatacatacatacatacatacatacatacatacatatatatatatatatatatatatatatatatatatatatatatataggctatactacttatataatatatgaaaatacagattataattcaggtttattttttattatttttacaaaatatagattttaaaatgtctcaatacatatagcctatAGTGATTAcagaaaaaagttaaccatgcattcataaatttgtaataggcaattatttataattttactgaaatattttaataaaagtaaaacatacaCTGTACACCtttcagaatatttaaatataatatctaaatattattttggatgcatgaggaatgcgtgaggaaagtgagtcgccaggTGAGGAAAGTGTGTATACTGATGCACCGCCGGACTAtcagtggtaaactcagtggctactggcaatTGTATGGTGAATTCCAGCGACAAGTTGATAACCTTATTTTAGAACCAGACCGCCAGCCATCCGGGACCGTCTTGTGGCCAGAAATCTGCGCATCCTCTGTTTGCGTATCCGGTGCGCTTTTGTCATTGGCGGAGCAGTCGGTCAATCCCACCTTTCAGGTAAATACGACTTGTGATTGGACTGTACGTCagcagacagcaaagcattggccaagagcagaaggccctccctccaggcttttttttttagttacgaggttgcgaagcttcattttcgctcagtctgagtttcagagtttcagagcagagctgcgtgacaacactgccacaaatcacgtgagtcgcaaactcacaactgtgtgagcgtatctccgcaaagtgggtgttgtaaactcggctctgaaaaaatagtctgcataggagtgcaaatgtaatgtaatgtaataagtttcgccctttcgaacctctgttttcagagtttcaaaactttttttcacctatttgcacaccagttttcagatcactatttacagagtttcaaatcttgaaaacaaactatacactgggagaacagtgacaaattcgaaaccctgaaaaaatgattgcacaacaccattaaaaagagtgtggcacttctgaagaaggaaaactcaaaaacaaaattatgtttgaagagatttaattttttttaccactttgcaagcctgcaaagctctgttttcagagtttcaaaactttttttcacacattcgcACACCAGTTTCcagatcaccatttacaaggtttctaacctggaaaacaatctaatacagtgggagaacactgacaaatttgaaactctgaaaaattctttgcgcaacatcgtaaaaaaatgttgcagttctgaagaaggaaatctaaaaaacaacacaatgtttgcagagatattttttttttttttacattttgcaagcttgcaaatcgTATTTTTCGAACTtgcgaaacttttttttgtaagattttgagttttcgaacacttagtttcaacctttcagaactgtattttcagttttgaatcatggcaggatttaaatccCATACACTTCAAATTGCAccaaaaaaataatgtttccgACAGTTTCTCTGTGATGTGGAGGTGGTGAGATGGTTCGTGTTTCAGGAGGTGGTTTGAGTTCAGGTCTCTCACAGGTCATTGCCTCACCAATCTATCTGTCTGAGCATTAGCAATCTGTTGTGCATTATAAGTTACTCTgaagatttaattaaattactgattactcctttaaaaagtaatcacgttactgttctgattactttatttaaaacgTAATTAATTAGTTACATTAGTCTGTTACTTCACTTTTTTCTCCATTAAATTTATGAAATCAGAGCATTCACGCTCCCGatgaatatttgttattaaagcaaCATTCACAGAACATTTGTGCATAATAAAGTAAGTAATCTGTACATAATCTTCTGTTCCAGATTcatacacattattatttattgctaagtcttatttaaatgtttctattcTCATGTCAGACATGTATGTATAacctatatgtatatgtatttatgcatgtatCTACCAAGAGCTTcttaaaacaacacaacaaattccttgtgtgtttgtgcacacatGGTGAATAAAGCTGATTCTGATTGTTTTTAACTAAAGCAAGCGGCTGCTGCATGCATGTTTGGCAGAATGCCACTGGCACCGACTCTCTCTAAtgtataaaacactgcattcttTATGCAATGCTGCAGTAACATATTGAGACCTCTATACTATACCATGGTATTGTGCCAGAAAAGTATAATATTCATTttgaattgtattatattaataatgtactaaatatatttatggaGAAATGGAATATAGTCACAGTATTTTTGTCATATCATTTGTTTGTTGTGCATTTGTACATATACTGAATGTCTTCAGGTTATTGTTTTTCACagcaaatattaaaaactatatagTTACTTTTTTACCATGGTAGTGAGGTGCTGTGGTTATCATGATCTACAAATGTATGAAAGATGAGGCTGTTATACTTTTCAGAGATAAAGCACAGCTAAACAGAACTGAGACTCTgtggtaaaatgtttttattccaAATTTTATCCTTTGTagctacacttaaaaaaaatgcaaacacataAGATGTGCATTATAACAAAACAGTCCAGTTAACATAAGACCACTAAAACAGACATTAAAACAATGTGTGATGAAtattttatgtgtaaaatatttagcCATTAAATTGTAGCctatcataacatatatataGCCTAACACACGTGTagctattcaaaataaatgtattttacaatatattttgtcatatatttttttatgtttatgttttatttattaaaattcagTAACGCAGTAATAGATCTAATGTAATTTTGCTGGGCAAATATTGCCCCATTATCTTAAATTTGTGGTGAAGTTTATTCGTTTTGGTAGAATTTTTGATACAACCCCCATTAATATCCGGCCCTGATACATTCAGTGACACATGATACTAACAAGAAAAATTAACAATTTATAAAACTTTTGAaagcttataaatatttttttctctttctttatttctttctttcttttctttcatataATACCGGATGTGCCACTTTAGCGCCTTCTAAATGCGTAAGATGTCGTAATACCGCTTCTCAAAATAGAATAAAACATGGAGtgataatgtaaaataaacaatgtcTCACTTATGCCATTTAAGTTGCGGGATAAAAGACACAAATAAATCGCTTGTGTCTGTCACGCAGCAGGTTGAGGGACACCACGTGACCAGTGCGCGCTCTTAAAAGCGCGAGCGCTGGAAAGATCCTTATCTCTTACCAAGCGACAGAAGCATCCTGGTGAGTTCATTAGTGTTAATATGTAGACTGATCTGAACAGTTCATAAACGGAAAGTTGCATTGTTTTTTAATGTGGTTTAACGTTACGCCAAGGACAGCGGGACAATCTGTGAGACTTGGGTTAGGCTTACTTTACTTTTGGGGGGTTTAAAAGCGTAAGGAatggtaaatgaataaataaaaacaataactaaaaaaCTTCACAAATAGCCTGTGTAAGGGCTTGCTTTAGTCGGCATCTTTGCCTAAAGATAATTTGatcatattacataaatataataaaccaCACAGAGAAGTCTACCTCAAAACAGTGTGTTATGCTTACAGAAGGcatttgtaaaacattaattGACGTGTATGACACAAGTTGTTTCATAAGGTCTGACAGATTGGGAAAGCAGATTAGCAGCAGCAGGCTTATGGCACAGATCTGTTCATTTGGCATGAAGCCTGCCCGACTGTTTCAGTTTCAATATAAGAGGAATATTTGCACCACTAACATAAAACTAGATTAATCGTGAACATAAATATTTGTCTCTCTTTAGCTGATTAGGATGGAGGTGACATTGCGCGTACTGTATTTCTCATGCCGCACAGGTGAgtttatgtttaaatgtgatGTAGCAGTCTGAGAATAGTTGATGTTGTATTTATTGCTCATATTGAAGCAAAATTGTTTGACTTCATTCAGGCACTTTCACAGCCAGACTTGGACCTGTCCGTCCCTTTAGCCTTACCGTCCACAGGGGAGGCTACAGTAAgatcatacacacacagactgcagtCTCACACCCTACACAATGTCCTACAatgtccctctctctgtctctctacagAAAATGTGAATGCTGAGGAGTTGCCTCTGGACATGAAGTCCATCACTGACCGCGCAGCACAAACACTGCTGTGGACCGAACTCTTCAGAGGTGTCTGcttgtgtacatttattttttctgccTGTATTTATAGCATTTTTTTGCGTTTGGACCGACATGGTCGGGCTTAGCAAtatatacatttgtgtttttcGAGTACataataatgatcataataaattgttgttgtttttattattattatccttataaaaataatatgtattattatttatgtcaAAACCTACTATACAgtgacttaatataataataatatattattattattatgtgataattcttattttataatctttatagatctatctatctatctatctatctatctatctatctataatctgactttttctatctatctatctatctataatctgactttttatatctatctatctatccatcttttGACTATCTATCATCTGactttctatctatctagctatcctagcaacatgctaataatgctagaaacatgctagtcacgtGCTAATTATGGCTAGAAACATTcaagcaacatgctagtaacttgctaatcattcTAGTGACATGCTACtcacttgctaatcatgatagcgacatgctagtaactttgctaatcatgctagtgacttgctaatcatgctagtgtCTTGCTAACATCATGCTAATCTTGCTAGAAATCATGCTAATGCCATGTTAGTCACTTGGTAGTAATCTAAGCAACATCCATCACTTGCTTTTTTGaacttttcactttttaaacttttcaaactttctggtctggctttctcaagccaatttaaagtttgtcttgacaaacctttttttctagttattattattattaatatgttattattatgattattattatattattattctgtgTCTATGGCATGTTTaggcattaaataataaatatgctaaatgtaaatgtaataatacttttataattattattattttatcattatattcTGTTTGTTGCAGGTTTAGACATGAGTAATAATTATAACTTaactaataataatgcaaacaaaaaaataacaacactaatttattattattattattattattattattattattattattatattctttgtCTGTATTGCAGGTTTGGGCATGACCATGAGTTATTTGTTTAGAGAACCAGCTACTATTAATTATCCTTTTGAGAAAGGCCCTCTCTCTCCCCGTTTCCGTGGTGAGCATGCACTGCGCAGGTATCCCAACGGAGAGGAGCGCTGTATTGCATGCAAACTGTGTGAGGCTGTGTGTCCTGCTCAGGTATATAGAACAGTGTTAGTGTTTAGTATCAGTGGcgtactattatagttttatattcaacaatgacaattttgttgttttgaattGCTGTTTTTGAATTTCATGTAATTTATGTttgttagttattttatttttaataaaagtttaagttattttaatacatcagttcaaactaaatgcaaaaaaaatgtgtattcttgacagctaatatttacatttacatttattcatttagcagacgcttttatccaaagcgacttacagatgaagacagtggaagcaatcaaaaacaacaaaaagagcaatataataataatatatattaaaaattgctTAACTAAAAGTTTTtagattcatgttttattttctttcgtTTAAGGTCTATTTCATCTCAAGTAACAAAAgttttaatggtttctgtttgtGTTAGTTTAGTGATTAGCTCTGCAGGATTTGTGTCAGCAGTGCTTTTGTCTCCTGTAGGCCATCACTATAGAAGCAGAGACCCGTGCAGACGGCAGCAGAAGAACAACCCGTTACGACATTGACATGACCAAATGCATCTACTGTGGATTCTGCCAGGAGGCCTGTCCTGTGGATGCAATCGTAGAGGTACTCACATGCATTACACTGAGACATCAGATACGAGCTGATGTGACACATCACAGAGAATACATTTAGTCCAAAACAGCTGAAGTTGTACACTGATAATGTAATcattttcctttctctctttgtGCCAGGGTCCTAATTTTGAATATGCCACTGAGACTCATGAAGAGCTGCTGTATAATAAGGAAAAACTGTTGAATAATGGCGATCGATGGGAGGCTGAGATTGCTGCTAACATTCAGGCAGATTACCTTTACAGATGAACCATTAAAGGTCAAGTAGGATCCTGATAACAGCGAAATAAACAGTAGAAAACATCATTTCAGAAGCTCATATAAAAAGTCATATAAATGGCACTTTGTATAGAAccaaaaaaagaatgaatatatTTGCTGTCTAAACGCACAAAGCAAGCACAAGACACAATATAATATGCAATGCATATCTGTAAGCATTCAAACGGTAGGTTATACTCACATATTAcgcacaattatatatatatatatatatgaatgttcacagcttatttgcatatttatctaTTCTATGATAAAGtgattaaatgacaaataaaacaagaaataaaatacaatgtactTCTTTTCTAATGCAAAGTTAAATAAAGCTGATATTGTAActgtttagattaaaaatgttattattgttgGCTTTGTTTACTTTGGCCTATATCATATTAATCCTACATTATAAATGCGAAATATATATTGtacatataataattttaattggaACATAttctatgtatatattatattaaattgttaatGATATATTATTTCATGTAGTATAACATAATTTGAACACACAAATCTGTTACTTAAAGCAGTGCATTTCAAACATAATAGGTTTCTCCCAGAGCACATATTATGCACAGAGGTATgtcaatattaaattaacatattcCGTTATCCTCTGATGAAgtgatttaatgaaattaaaaaaaatgtagataatgataataattaactataatgataactcaAATTGTATATGCTATtccataatatataaaattttatttatttattataaatatgtatttaaataaatatttatgtattattattatttattttttacctgcaTGCATGTGACCATAATCAACATCAGAGAACCATGAGCTTGCAAATGTGatactttattattaaaatattaattttaaaatctcAGGGGGACTTCAAATAAAACTACTGTATACTAGGTGAAAGATAATCAGATGCCAAAAAGATTGAAAGagtgaatttgtgcattttaatgtgtttgaccAACAAAGTAATACATGGCAGAGTAACTGACTGagtgataattcaaataaaaatgaatgtgttcaTCACCAGCAGTTGATGTAATGttgaaacacttcttaaacctgtaatgatttttttttgtaaatccagtGGTCAAATGCAATGTAGCCTCTATTGCTTGATCTCTGTGTTAATGTccacaaaactggaagactttctAAGTGTATAATAAGCAGTAGGCTATTTTAAAAAGgtgtacatatttaaatatgaaaaatgaattaTAGGGAtgaattatgaataaattattgctgtaaataatatgtaatcaataaaaaagtaggCTAACAGT
This DNA window, taken from Carassius auratus strain Wakin chromosome 14, ASM336829v1, whole genome shotgun sequence, encodes the following:
- the LOC113114468 gene encoding NADH dehydrogenase [ubiquinone] iron-sulfur protein 8, mitochondrial-like, whose protein sequence is MEVTLRVLYFSCRTGTFTARLGPVRPFSLTVHRGGYKNVNAEELPLDMKSITDRAAQTLLWTELFRGLGMTMSYLFREPATINYPFEKGPLSPRFRGEHALRRYPNGEERCIACKLCEAVCPAQAITIEAETRADGSRRTTRYDIDMTKCIYCGFCQEACPVDAIVEGPNFEYATETHEELLYNKEKLLNNGDRWEAEIAANIQADYLYR